A genomic region of Christiangramia sp. OXR-203 contains the following coding sequences:
- a CDS encoding AAA family ATPase codes for MMENDSSVDIASINEKIERESAFVDLLTREMNKVIVGQNHMVERLLIGLLGQGHILLEGVPGLAKTLAINTLSQAVHGSFSRVQFTPDLLPADVVGTLIYNMKENDFSIKKGPIFANFVLADEINRAPAKVQSALLEAMQEKQVTIGDETFILDKPFLVMATQNPVEQEGTYPLPEAQVDRFMLKTVIKYPKMAEEQLIIRANLKGAFEKVNPVVSLEQILRAQSAVREVYMDEKIEKYILDIIFATRTPENYNLSDIKPLISFGASPRGSINLAIASKCYAFIRRRGYVVPEDVRAVVHDVLRHRIGITYEAEAENITSEDLINKIVNEIEVP; via the coding sequence ATGATGGAAAACGATTCATCTGTTGATATAGCCAGTATTAACGAAAAAATTGAAAGAGAGAGTGCTTTTGTAGACCTGCTAACCCGTGAGATGAACAAAGTCATCGTAGGGCAGAATCATATGGTCGAACGCTTGCTAATCGGCCTTTTAGGCCAGGGACATATCCTTTTAGAAGGGGTTCCGGGACTAGCAAAAACTCTTGCAATCAACACCTTGTCTCAGGCCGTTCATGGAAGCTTCAGCAGGGTGCAATTCACACCAGATCTTCTACCTGCAGATGTAGTGGGAACCCTGATCTATAATATGAAAGAGAATGACTTCAGTATAAAGAAAGGGCCCATTTTCGCGAATTTCGTGCTTGCAGATGAGATCAACCGTGCTCCGGCAAAGGTCCAATCGGCATTACTGGAAGCCATGCAGGAAAAGCAGGTAACCATTGGTGATGAAACTTTCATTCTGGATAAACCATTCCTGGTGATGGCGACTCAAAACCCGGTGGAACAGGAGGGAACTTATCCGCTGCCAGAGGCACAGGTAGATAGATTCATGCTAAAGACGGTGATCAAATACCCGAAAATGGCAGAGGAACAATTGATCATTCGCGCCAATCTTAAAGGTGCTTTTGAAAAAGTGAACCCTGTAGTAAGTCTTGAACAGATCCTTCGTGCACAAAGCGCAGTTCGTGAAGTTTATATGGATGAAAAGATCGAAAAATATATTCTTGATATCATTTTTGCGACAAGAACTCCAGAGAATTATAATCTTTCAGATATCAAACCATTGATAAGTTTTGGAGCTTCGCCAAGGGGAAGTATCAACCTTGCGATCGCTTCCAAATGTTATGCATTTATTCGTCGTCGTGGATATGTGGTACCAGAAGATGTTCGTGCCGTAGTACATGATGTACTAAGACATAGAATTGGAATCACTTATGAGGCCGAAGCTGAAAATATTACTTCGGAAGATCTTATCAACAAGATCGTGAATGAAATCGAAGTGCCATAG
- a CDS encoding DUF4382 domain-containing protein produces the protein MKYLSVSFKSLLVATLISVGLVSCNDDDSDGSSSEMANLSIRMTDAPGDYDAVFIDVQGIEIQLEADDDLDATDDDGTEGSEWVTVEDVNTGIYDLLELTGGVSQLLADTEIEAGYVGQMRLILGPDNTVVVDGETKALNTPSAQQSGLKLQLNQRLEGGENYAFLLDFDVEQSIVETGNGGYNLKPVIRLSAEANAGMVVGTTVVPAALTSDVQSLVVLTGNGITVSAYTNTDGDFALNGVPAGTYDVKITPQISSGLTVYTVSDVEVRPNETTDLGEIEL, from the coding sequence ATGAAATACTTAAGTGTAAGTTTTAAAAGCCTACTGGTAGCAACGCTAATATCTGTTGGACTTGTGAGTTGTAATGATGATGATTCAGATGGATCTTCTTCTGAAATGGCTAATCTAAGCATTAGAATGACAGATGCTCCTGGAGATTATGATGCAGTTTTTATCGATGTGCAGGGAATAGAGATTCAGCTTGAAGCTGATGACGATCTGGATGCGACCGACGATGATGGAACAGAAGGTAGCGAATGGGTGACTGTGGAAGATGTGAACACAGGGATCTACGACTTACTTGAACTTACTGGCGGAGTTTCACAACTACTTGCAGATACTGAAATTGAAGCAGGCTATGTAGGGCAAATGAGATTGATCTTAGGACCTGATAACACAGTGGTTGTAGATGGAGAAACTAAAGCTTTAAATACTCCAAGTGCACAACAATCTGGTCTTAAATTACAATTGAATCAGCGTTTAGAAGGTGGTGAAAATTATGCATTTCTTCTTGACTTTGATGTTGAACAATCAATTGTCGAGACAGGAAATGGAGGTTATAACCTTAAGCCTGTAATTAGATTGAGTGCAGAGGCCAACGCCGGAATGGTAGTTGGAACAACTGTTGTTCCAGCCGCTTTAACTAGTGATGTTCAGTCGCTGGTTGTGCTTACTGGAAATGGAATTACAGTATCGGCTTATACAAATACAGATGGAGATTTCGCATTAAACGGAGTACCTGCTGGAACTTACGATGTGAAGATCACACCTCAGATTTCCTCAGGTCTTACAGTCTATACAGTAAGTGATGTGGAAGTTCGTCCAAACGAAACTACAGATCTTGGTGAGATAGAGCTATAG
- a CDS encoding DUF58 domain-containing protein: MDTKELLKKVRKIEIKTRRLSDHVFGGEYHSTFKGRGMTFSEVRSYQFGDDVRNIDWNVTARYNEPFVKVFEEERELTMMLMVDVSGSELFGTREQFKKDVVTEIAATLAFSATKNNDKIGLMLFTDKIELYIPPKKGRSHVLRIIRELLEFHPENSATDITGALKYLSNVMKKKAIVFILSDFMDEDYQHTLKIASNRHDVTGIRIFDKMEESIPNLGLVQMQDSESGDYITVDTGSKSVRNSYSKYYQERMDYFLQSFSVSGAGTINNRTDENYVKKLLGYFKRRA, from the coding sequence ATGGATACAAAAGAGCTCCTAAAAAAAGTACGTAAAATAGAGATCAAAACCCGCAGACTGAGCGATCATGTCTTTGGCGGGGAATATCACTCTACTTTTAAAGGACGCGGGATGACCTTTAGCGAGGTAAGATCTTACCAGTTTGGGGATGATGTTCGAAATATTGACTGGAATGTTACCGCACGTTATAATGAACCATTTGTAAAAGTATTTGAAGAAGAACGTGAGCTCACCATGATGTTGATGGTAGATGTTTCAGGTTCTGAACTTTTTGGTACCCGCGAGCAATTTAAAAAAGACGTAGTTACTGAAATTGCTGCTACACTGGCATTTTCAGCAACAAAAAATAATGATAAGATAGGTTTGATGTTATTTACAGATAAGATCGAACTTTATATTCCGCCGAAAAAAGGGCGTTCTCATGTATTAAGAATCATTCGGGAACTACTCGAATTTCACCCGGAAAATTCAGCAACAGATATTACAGGAGCATTGAAATACCTGTCTAATGTCATGAAGAAAAAGGCGATCGTTTTCATTCTTTCAGATTTTATGGATGAGGACTATCAGCATACCCTTAAAATTGCATCGAACAGACATGATGTGACCGGGATCAGGATTTTTGACAAAATGGAAGAGAGTATTCCAAATCTTGGTCTTGTACAAATGCAGGATTCGGAAAGTGGTGATTACATCACAGTAGATACGGGATCTAAATCTGTTCGGAATTCGTATTCAAAATATTATCAGGAGCGAATGGATTATTTTCTACAAAGCTTCTCTGTAAGTGGCGCGGGGACTATCAATAATCGGACAGACGAAAATTACGTAAAGAAACTATTGGGCTATTTCAAAAGAAGAGCTTAA
- a CDS encoding BatD family protein, translating into MDLNKISTYRQLILRNLPGLLAILLFQNISAQEVTSSIDSTSIRIGEQITYKIEVNSNPEDLVVFPEGETFSPLEMVESLQPDTIRKQGNYKLLKEYFLTQFDSGKYVIPSQEVLIQNRTYRTDSFAVEVKDVIVDTTKQNLYPLKPSVTVSPGFSIPDWFWWLLAILAVAGAAVYLIVRKRKSDDKVRELPPYEEAMVQLKQLDSSGLLENRKIREYYSQLSFAVRKYLDRKIYDHGLERTTGELILYLQAQRESGKLNLNEETILNFEKILNRADLAKFARSKPDIITAKDDRSKTQLIIDDLRAAVPQPTQEELLQDEEYLEAQRKKRKKRKIILGVLVGAAIIIIGVTTLIATKGITYVMDTYIGHPTKELLEGEWIRSEYGNPTVAVTTPKVLVRGEIEMPEDVQRMMVGSETFVYGSLLSNFYSAVTTIKFRGEVQFDLQKAVDGIYTNLEGQGATNIVMKQEEFTTLNGAKGLKVFGTLQAENPVTGEAIPNEYVILNFAEKGGFEQIIVIFNENDTYAEEISQRIINSVEINNLKE; encoded by the coding sequence ATGGACTTGAATAAAATCTCCACATATCGCCAACTAATTTTAAGAAACTTACCCGGGCTTCTGGCAATTTTGTTATTTCAGAATATCTCGGCTCAGGAGGTTACTTCCAGCATTGACTCAACGAGTATTAGGATAGGTGAGCAGATCACCTATAAAATTGAAGTAAATTCTAATCCTGAAGATTTAGTTGTTTTTCCTGAAGGTGAAACATTTTCACCGCTGGAAATGGTGGAAAGCCTGCAACCTGATACCATTCGGAAACAGGGAAATTATAAATTGCTCAAAGAATATTTTCTTACCCAGTTCGATAGTGGTAAATATGTGATCCCTTCTCAGGAAGTTCTTATACAGAATCGTACTTACAGAACAGATTCGTTTGCTGTGGAGGTTAAAGATGTCATCGTCGATACCACTAAGCAGAATCTTTATCCATTGAAACCATCTGTAACGGTTTCACCAGGATTCAGTATTCCAGATTGGTTTTGGTGGTTGCTGGCAATCCTGGCAGTCGCCGGTGCGGCAGTTTACCTGATCGTACGAAAAAGAAAATCTGATGATAAGGTGCGCGAACTTCCTCCATATGAGGAGGCAATGGTGCAGCTCAAGCAACTGGACAGTTCGGGACTGCTTGAAAACAGGAAGATTAGAGAATACTATTCACAGCTAAGTTTTGCTGTGAGAAAATATTTGGATCGAAAGATCTATGATCATGGGCTGGAAAGAACTACCGGCGAGTTGATTTTATACTTGCAGGCACAACGCGAATCTGGAAAACTAAATCTTAATGAAGAAACCATTCTCAATTTTGAGAAAATTCTTAATCGTGCCGATCTGGCGAAGTTTGCTCGATCCAAACCTGATATCATTACGGCTAAAGATGATCGTTCTAAAACTCAGTTGATCATTGATGATCTTCGTGCTGCGGTTCCACAACCCACACAGGAAGAATTGCTACAGGACGAAGAATATTTAGAAGCACAGCGCAAAAAACGTAAGAAACGTAAGATCATTCTTGGGGTTCTGGTTGGTGCCGCCATCATAATAATTGGAGTTACCACCTTGATTGCTACCAAGGGTATTACCTATGTCATGGATACCTATATTGGTCATCCTACGAAAGAATTGCTGGAGGGAGAATGGATTCGTAGTGAATATGGAAATCCTACGGTTGCTGTAACCACTCCAAAAGTACTGGTTCGAGGGGAGATCGAAATGCCAGAAGATGTACAGCGTATGATGGTTGGTTCTGAAACCTTTGTTTATGGAAGTCTGCTTAGTAATTTTTATTCCGCAGTAACTACAATTAAATTCCGCGGAGAAGTACAATTCGATCTTCAGAAAGCTGTAGACGGAATTTACACGAACCTGGAAGGACAGGGCGCGACGAATATTGTCATGAAGCAGGAGGAATTTACCACGCTGAATGGCGCGAAAGGATTAAAAGTCTTTGGAACCTTACAGGCCGAAAATCCTGTAACGGGAGAGGCAATCCCAAATGAATATGTGATCTTGAATTTTGCTGAAAAAGGCGGTTTTGAGCAGATCATTGTCATCTTTAATGAAAACGACACTTACGCTGAAGAGATCTCGCAAAGGATCATTAATTCAGTTGAAATAAATAACCTGAAAGAATAA
- a CDS encoding ATP-binding protein yields MINKRLLIKNLLAHNDENSFYDKKRQLNIGEREGKAKFLKHICALSNSNPENNSYIVIGVEDEDSKIVGIDFFDDSKIQNLINAYLSNPPRISYENIPFPHLPDHLVVGLVTIRPNHAKICSFRKNIWKYYGGSIFMRDGSISMPKVFDIEIQDVNSAQVASIENHSHNNIEYTLDGVFDFMRKRKDYSPSYKVFKEYFVVCWAGREKKINQQSYYSRVDIELINEQVKLFYSALDEVSIIQNEDSFKILEYVHLGLHDQFKYYPLEEVTISFGNNGSYEIESNVIFEAPKFDKKTLYHIYNTNRSLVDKLRNGIDLNTEDLKDLRNLPSTYLLCYLNNFSDALDKLEEARPYLKNFGAEYYQSYKDSMRILRKVKYN; encoded by the coding sequence ATGATCAATAAAAGACTTCTTATTAAAAATCTGCTGGCTCATAATGATGAGAATAGCTTTTACGATAAGAAGAGGCAATTGAACATTGGCGAACGGGAAGGAAAAGCGAAATTTCTGAAGCATATCTGCGCGCTTTCCAATTCCAATCCTGAAAACAATTCTTATATCGTGATTGGAGTTGAGGATGAGGATAGCAAAATAGTAGGCATTGATTTTTTCGATGATAGTAAAATTCAGAATTTAATCAATGCTTACCTCAGCAATCCTCCGCGAATCTCTTATGAGAATATTCCTTTTCCTCATTTACCAGATCACCTAGTTGTTGGACTGGTCACCATCAGGCCCAATCATGCAAAGATCTGTTCCTTCAGAAAAAATATATGGAAATATTACGGCGGGTCCATTTTTATGCGGGATGGAAGCATCTCAATGCCTAAGGTTTTTGATATAGAAATTCAGGATGTAAACTCGGCACAGGTAGCATCTATCGAAAATCATTCTCACAATAATATTGAATATACTCTGGACGGCGTATTCGATTTTATGCGGAAAAGAAAGGATTATAGTCCTAGCTATAAGGTATTCAAGGAGTACTTCGTGGTATGCTGGGCGGGAAGGGAGAAAAAGATCAATCAGCAATCCTATTATTCCCGGGTAGATATCGAGTTGATCAACGAACAGGTAAAACTATTCTATTCTGCGCTTGACGAGGTGAGTATTATTCAGAATGAAGACAGTTTTAAGATCCTGGAATATGTGCATCTTGGATTACACGATCAGTTTAAGTACTATCCTTTAGAGGAAGTAACCATTAGTTTCGGTAATAATGGAAGCTATGAAATTGAAAGTAATGTTATTTTTGAAGCTCCGAAGTTCGATAAAAAGACACTATATCATATTTATAATACCAATCGCAGTCTTGTGGATAAATTGAGGAACGGTATTGATCTTAATACTGAAGATCTTAAGGATCTGCGGAATTTACCGTCTACCTATTTACTTTGCTATTTGAACAATTTTTCAGATGCATTGGATAAACTTGAAGAGGCCCGACCTTATCTGAAGAATTTTGGAGCTGAATATTACCAGTCCTACAAAGATAGTATGAGAATTTTAAGAAAAGTAAAATATAATTAA
- a CDS encoding SDR family NAD(P)-dependent oxidoreductase: MKTALITGATSGIGKSTAIRFAVEGFRLILCGRRLERLQQLQQELAVETEVHILNFDVRNRQEVFDNIDSLPEEFRQIDILVNNAGNAHGLDPIQFGDMDDWDNMLDINVKGLLYMSKAVIPGMMERQSGHIINIGSTAGKEVYPNGNVYCASKHAVDAINQGMRIDLNGNGIRVGAINPGLTETEFSDVRFKGDAAKADKVYQGFQALQPEDIADIIHFTVTRPYHVNIADLTVMCTAQASSTIVDKN; this comes from the coding sequence ATGAAAACAGCCCTTATAACCGGCGCTACGAGCGGGATAGGAAAGTCTACTGCTATACGCTTTGCAGTGGAAGGATTTAGATTAATACTTTGTGGTCGTCGCCTCGAAAGACTTCAGCAATTACAGCAGGAACTGGCTGTAGAAACCGAGGTACATATCCTCAATTTTGATGTAAGAAATCGACAGGAAGTATTTGATAATATTGACAGTCTTCCGGAGGAATTCAGGCAAATCGATATTCTCGTGAATAACGCTGGTAATGCCCATGGATTGGATCCAATTCAATTTGGTGATATGGATGACTGGGACAATATGCTGGACATCAATGTAAAAGGTCTTTTATATATGAGTAAGGCGGTCATCCCGGGAATGATGGAAAGACAATCTGGTCATATTATCAATATTGGTTCTACTGCGGGAAAAGAAGTCTATCCAAATGGAAATGTGTACTGTGCCAGCAAACATGCGGTGGATGCTATTAATCAGGGAATGCGAATCGACCTCAATGGCAACGGAATTCGGGTTGGTGCAATAAATCCAGGACTCACCGAAACTGAATTTAGCGATGTAAGATTTAAAGGAGATGCTGCTAAAGCTGATAAGGTTTACCAGGGTTTTCAAGCCTTACAACCTGAAGATATTGCAGACATTATTCACTTTACAGTTACCAGACCTTACCATGTAAACATCGCCGACCTTACCGTCATGTGTACAGCACAGGCCAGCAGCACTATTGTCGATAAAAACTAG
- a CDS encoding metallophosphoesterase family protein gives MARTFAIGDLHGGKKALIQLLERIDLKPEDTLIFLGDYVDGWSDSANTVTYLIKLARQNSCIFIRGNHDDLAQKWLEGGEMNEKWLEHGGQSSIDAYRTFTPEQIEAHIQFFKDTLNYYRHDNRLFVHAGFTNLHGPDYEYSDKGFYWDRTLWEMALAMDPSIKPGDMFYPKRLAHFDEIFIGHTPVTRIGETKPVNKANIWNVDTGAAFKGPVSAINVITKEIVQSDPVYTLYPNEQGRN, from the coding sequence ATGGCAAGAACATTCGCTATTGGAGATCTACATGGAGGAAAGAAAGCGCTAATTCAGCTATTGGAACGAATCGACTTGAAACCTGAGGATACCCTGATCTTTCTGGGTGATTACGTAGATGGCTGGAGCGATTCTGCAAATACGGTTACATACCTCATCAAACTTGCCCGGCAAAACTCCTGTATTTTTATTCGTGGGAATCATGATGATCTTGCACAAAAGTGGCTTGAAGGTGGAGAAATGAACGAAAAATGGCTGGAACATGGTGGCCAGTCAAGCATCGATGCCTATCGCACTTTTACTCCTGAACAAATCGAAGCTCATATTCAATTCTTTAAGGATACTCTGAATTATTACCGACATGATAATCGGTTATTTGTTCATGCCGGTTTTACAAACTTACATGGTCCAGATTATGAATATTCAGACAAAGGTTTTTACTGGGACCGGACTTTATGGGAAATGGCGTTAGCGATGGATCCTTCGATTAAACCCGGTGATATGTTCTATCCAAAAAGACTTGCTCATTTTGATGAAATATTCATTGGGCATACTCCTGTGACCAGAATTGGTGAGACGAAACCTGTGAATAAAGCAAATATCTGGAATGTAGATACTGGAGCAGCTTTTAAAGGACCAGTTTCAGCAATTAATGTAATTACCAAAGAAATCGTGCAAAGTGACCCGGTTTATACGCTATATCCTAACGAACAGGGCAGAAATTAG